TTATATCACTTAAAACTGTTTATAATTACTTGATTTTTATTTTTCACGCATCAAAATATTTTTTTACAAGATTTATAAATTATTTTTAAAATAAACTGGTACCAGACGACTTAAACCTCAGTCGTCCAGACGACTTCCAACATCTCAGACGACTCAGACGATTTACTGGGGCTATATTCGTAAAAATGGCTTCTGTTTTTTTGTTTGTTCAAGGGGTTGAGCTGTAATTTCACTAGGCTTTTAGGTTAGTTTTGCATTTGATTCAAATTTGGGTATATGTTTGGGGTTAAAATCAAGTTGTGGGTTAGTTTTGGCAAAAACTCCAAGATATTATGATTAAAGTAGTTAAAATATTGTATATATTAGCATTAGTGATATACATTTAATATAAAATTTAAATGATGGTCCAAATAAGAATATCACTCATCAAAAAATCATGATTTTTATTTTATTCGAAAACAAATTTGAAAAAAATTAAAATAGAAATAAATATTTATTTCTAACAAAATATTTAAAAATTATTAGTAAATGTATTTTTGAAATTAATTAATTTAATTTTATTTAAATTTTCGTTTATAAACCAAAACTATATTCAATTTTAGTTTCTAATTATATTTTATGATAATTTAAATTAAACTAACTAATTTTCGAAAGTAAATTTAAAAAGATTCTAAGAAGATTTTAAGAAGATTTTGTTACAGTATTTTAAATATATTCATTTGTATTTCAAATAAAAAGATAAAGATATTAAAAGATATAATAATGAACTTATGTAAAATATGATATTTTCTAGGAATGGTCCAAACAAAAAAATTACACATGAAAAGAAGTTATGAAAAGAAGTTATGAATTTTGTTTTAATATATTAGATATTTTGGTAACTTGGTTAAACTGTTTCAATATTACACCATCCAAACTTACACAATTCACCACTAAGACCATTCATACTTTTTTCACTATACACTTGCAATCAGTCACAAAAATATATTTAAAATTATATTGAAGAAATCATAGAATATATTACATCGGTTCATGGAACAACATTGTTGGGCCGTATATTTGAATTATTCTATATCATATGTTCCACATTAGTGAATTTCATATTGGGTATTCATGTGAGATTTGAATTTTTGTTTTAATACCGTCTTTGTAGTTTGTAATTTGCTTAGTAGTTATAGTTGTTGCATTTGACCCCTTTTATATTTTTAGACATCTTTAACTTAACACATTTGACTAAAACTATATTTTTATCTGCGGTTCGAAAGTACAGATTTTCTTGGATTACAAATAAAATTTGATATAAATTAGAATTTTGAACTTTGTGTTGGAAATCTACTTAAAAATGTCACCAAAGCAAATGTATAAGTGACACATTTTATTTTATTTCCGTTTATCTTATATTCTATTTTAACATCTATATTGTGAGTTTTTAAAACCGGACCGGAAGCTGAATCAAATAATTTTTGGGTCACAGTTCAATATGGTTCGACCGGATCAAACTTGGTTCAGTAATCTGGTTTAATATATATTTTAGTGTATAAATTTAAAAGTAATGTTAGTAAATATGATACATAATTAAAATATAAATGAATTTTAAACATAAAATATTATAAATATAAACTAGTTTTATCTTTATATAATTGGTTTATTGATTTTTTTTTTTAGTTTTAATGATTTTTATCAATTTAATAACTATTAGATCCAATCCGGCTACGTGATTGGTTCATAGTTAAACTAATTATTAGACCCCAATTTGATTATGTAACCGTTCATGGCCGAATCCAGTTCAACCATCGGATCGGTCTTGTTTTAAAAACATTGATATTATGTTTACATGATATATGTTTTAAAGGTAAACATGTTTTCTTTTTGTTACATTGAAGTTGGTGTGAAGAAAAACGACTAAGGTGTTGCTGTTTACCATCAAAGGTAATCATTTATTAATTCCCTTCAAAAGTGAAAGAGGTAACTTACGAATACTTTAAAGTTGACACTTTGTACTCAGAAGTTTTTATTTTAGAAATAGGCACAAATCAATGGAAATCTAAACATTAAAATAGTGAAGAAAATAAGAGAATGAGAATTGCTACTTATTCAAGAACTTTTGAAAACTTCATGACAAAGGAATCAAAACACTATAATTAAACTATATAATAATACTATCTTTTGTTGACGATTGGTTTTCGATTTCTCAGGCATGGAACTGTTCTTAAAACTACATTTTCCTCTGCTATAAAAGGATGTTGAGCCATTCATTACCAGTTGTAGCCTGCAAGTTAGGATGACCGGCAGTGGAGCACAATTAATATATGGAAATTTGGTAAACTACAAGGAACTGAAAAGCAAATATAAAACTTAAACAGTGATTGATGAACAAACAACCTTCTCGGATAGAGAAACTAACAGAATAACAAAAGACCGTGTGGAGAGGAACTGGAAGAATGAGCAATAATCTTCTCCTTCAACTCTTATAGAAACATGAGATTCTCAACCTGACCAGCGGAAACAAAGTTCGATTGACAAAACATATACTCGTCTGTGATTCCTTCGATATTAAAATTTCTCACACTATCATTCTTGAGATCAAAATAGACAAAGCTAGTTTGCGATGCATGCTCGTGGATTGGTGTATCAATAATCTCGCAGAAGGATCTTGTAGAACCCACAAGGCAATAATACCACTGATTTTCTTTTTATAGAAGATGACAGCTAGCTTTTCCTCGTAGCTTGTCAACTTCGAGAAAGTGGGAAAGGTGCAAGGTCCTTTGATAAGAGCAAGCTTTTCAGACCTAACATCAAAACTCATGATCGCAGAAGCATTTAGTTTTATCCAGTAAAAGCTTGATAATACAAAACACCATTGATGCACAGTTCCTCACTTAGAGGAGAGTGATGAGGAATGATATTGTCTTGAATATTCATCATCTTCCATGAATCCTGATGAGTTGATGATCCCAGTGTCAAAACAAGTATCTCCGCAGCTAAACCGCGTCTGTTACTCAGCTTAGGCATACCTCTGATGATGCACAACACTTTATAATCGTTGTTGATGGGATCATAGCCTAAGTAGTGGTTTATGACCCTCCTCCCTGCATTAAACTTGGGCAAGGTAGCTGGATCGTCTAGTGCAAGGGTTATAGACGATGAGTTCAGAAGGTGGTCCATAGCAAACCCGTGGACTGAAGGAGATATATTTTCGTGCGCTGTAGGGTGTGAACAGTCACATGGTAAGTGGCTAAAGAAGAAGCAGCATCGGAAGAAGATGGTACTAGTTCATGTGCAATCTTTTTCTGAACACGAAGACAACACTTTTTGGTCTAGTCAAGGACTCATTCAGGAATAGTTTCATGAAATATCGACCGCAGATGATGGAAGCCCATTGCTTAGATACGCATAGTGATCTGATTAGGTTTTTCAGTGGCAACTGTTTGAATATCTCTATCATGAGATCAAGCGAAAGGGAGTATGAGTTTACGCTTCCGTTTGTATAAGCTTCTTCCTCGGTGTTTCCATGGTCGAGATACGACAACGATGACTATTTGTATCACACGGATCTCGCCTTAGCAGCAGCAGTTTTTCTGTTTTGCTTCCTTCTCAATCCAACGCACGAAATTTTATTAGGTAAAAACTCTAAAGTATTAGAACCTGTTTCCTTGTCTCTTAAGGTTAACTAGATTCTGACCTGCTCGTCCGCCCAGTTGTAATTTTTTGATAATTACAAATACATTTCAAAACGCAACAATTTAATGATTTTATTTTATGGTTTTAGTTTATTGTTCTGACCATATATTTTGTTATTGTGTTATATATTTTCTATTGGGATGTGTGTTGGATCAGTTAGATAATAGGTTTTTTTATAAAAAATCTGACTATGTATTAATATACCATGTGAACATAATTTTTCTAAGAAGATTGTATCAACTTAAAATTGCATCTATGTATATATATATATATATATATATATGCAGTTATTTTTAACTGAAATAAAAATCAAATATAAATTTATATATAAAGTAAAATCAAATATAAATTTGTACAGAAAGTAAAATGTACAGAATCTAGAAAAACATTATGTATATTTTACTTTCTGTAGAAAGAGAGCTGCAGGGTTTCTCCTTGATTCTGTTTTTCATTTTTTTATTTATTTATGCTTATAGTCGTATGATTATTATTTATCATGTCACCAGCTAGAAGAAACTTTGTTTCGTTCAATCTCTTTGTGGCGTGTTATGATTTTTCATCAAACATGCTAGTTGTAGCTTTTGAGTTAATGGTGGACACTTGTCTCAACTAAGATTTGACCCGCTTGATTATTGGGAGTGAGGGGACAATGATGACTCGAACTCCGCCATGAGTTTTTAAAAGGTCTGAGTTTTGTGAGAAGAGCAGAACTTGTCATCTTAGACATGCTTAGGTTTTTCTGCGTTAAATTTTGTTCTTTTCACGCAATAGATAGGAGGTATATATAGTTTGTTTCCGATAGCCTAGGTTAAATAGGATATTATGAACAACTCGATTTTTCAGTTGAGATATGAACGTATTGAATGAGAATATACGTATTTGAATTAAGTAATACTTATCCCTTTTAGATTAAATCATCATAATTATCATAATATTCTTATTTCTAATACGTGATTTGCAAGTTCATATGTAGTGTTAGTTATATTCTTAGATTGCGTAACAATAGGAAACTGTTTAGGAATATTATCAATGTTAGGAATCAAAAAAGTTCAATTTGTTTTGATTTAGTGCACCGGTAATATCTCATGATATATTGGTTGATTCTGCATATCAACATATAACCAAGGAATATTTTTGTATCGAAACATGTTTGTTTTGACTTCTGCAGACCAAACTAAACCGAGACATTTGTTTTACCATGGTTAAGTATTTAGAGAATTTTTATGTAGTGAACGTAACTATGTATATACAAAATGTTGGATAGTAATTCGGGCCAACTTGTCTATTTTGATTTCTTGATTTCTATTGAAACATGTTTGTAGAAATATTGGTTTTTGTATGTAGTGAACCGAGGAATATTTTGTATCGAAACATGTTTGTTTTGATTTCTGCAGACAAAATTAAACCGAGTCATATATATTTGGTGGTATATTTAACTCATTTTAAGTGAAACCATATAATGGGTCAAAATTATACCGAATCATATTTAACTCGGTTTTAAGTGAAGCATGTGGGTCAAAAATTAAACCGAGTCATATTTCACTCGTTTTAAGTGCACGTTAATTTATTAGGCATGGTTTGGTAAATTAAAAACGACTGTGTATATAAGTTCATTGGCATGGAATGGTAAATATTAAAAAAATATAAGGTTTAAGTACTAATTGTATTTCTGTTTTAATAGATTAAGATGGTGCCGGCAAGAGTTATCAAAACTTTATAATATACACTAAAAACAAAATTGGTAAATAGCTAAATACTCTTGTTCTAAAAATCGGCCGCCTAGGCGCTACGCATCACTCTTTCGTTCCGATTTATGCCAAATCGGTTTTAAAAATCGGATATCCGATTTTTTCCGCCTAGACCGCCTAATCTATTTTTTTATTTTTTATTTTTTTAATAATATTTTTATTTGTTTATTAGATCTAAAATTTTATAAATATCATTTATATTCATAATTTTGATGAAAATTACACTATATTAAGTTTATATATTCTATTTGTGTATTTTATACAATCTTAAACATGAAAATGTATTAATCTTATACACAATTAAAAATTAACAGGATTTATAACATAGTAAACCATCTAAAAATTCCGCCCCGCATAATTTCCGATTAATCTCCGATTTTCTCTTTAGGCGCTAGGTCCAACCCGACTGTCCGACTAGCGCTTAGCGCGTTCCTGAACAGGGCTAAATACTAACATATTGCCATGTTTTTCATACCATATTCTTTTCTAGATAAATTTTGACAGTTTATTTTTAAGAGATCCAAATTGTCTGTTTAGTTTAAACAATATTTGAAGATGAAACAATAATTAAAGGGATAATTTGGAAAATACTCTATTAATAGTATTAAATTTGAAA
The DNA window shown above is from Brassica oleracea var. oleracea cultivar TO1000 chromosome C3, BOL, whole genome shotgun sequence and carries:
- the LOC106334362 gene encoding LOW QUALITY PROTEIN: putative F-box protein At4g38870 (The sequence of the model RefSeq protein was modified relative to this genomic sequence to represent the inferred CDS: inserted 3 bases in 3 codons; deleted 5 bases in 3 codons), whose amino-acid sequence is MIEIFKQLPLKNLIRSLCVSKQWASIICGRYFMKLFLNESLTRPKSVVFVFRXKIAHELVPSSSDAASSLATYHVTVHTLQRTNISPSVHGXCYGPPSELIVYNPCTRRSATLPKFNAGRRVINHYLGYDPINNDYKVLCIIRGMPKLSNRRGLAAEILVLTLGSSTHQDSWKMMNIQDNIIPHHSPLSEELCINGVLYYQAFTGXKLNASAIMSFDVRSEKLALIKGPCTFPTFSKLTSYEEKLAVIFYKKKISGIIALWVLQDLCEIIDTPIHEHASQTSFVYFDLKNDSVRNFNIEGITDEYMFCQSNFVSAGQVENLMFL